Proteins from a single region of Catenulispora acidiphila DSM 44928:
- a CDS encoding phage holin family protein has translation MTAERITPSVHTSTAELVNDATAQMSRLVHDELALAKLEMQIKAKRLGTAGALLASALLLARIGLVLAWTLVVVALANVWPLWLAVAVPMAGAFLVAGVLALVGKKRLAKGVPPVPTEAAESVREDLRRAQDAFHEGRQS, from the coding sequence ATGACCGCCGAGAGAATCACGCCGTCGGTGCACACCTCGACCGCGGAACTGGTGAACGACGCCACAGCGCAGATGTCGCGGCTGGTCCACGACGAGCTCGCTCTGGCCAAGCTGGAGATGCAGATCAAGGCCAAGCGTCTGGGTACGGCCGGCGCCCTGCTCGCCTCGGCGCTCCTGCTGGCCCGGATCGGACTGGTCCTGGCGTGGACGCTGGTCGTGGTGGCGCTGGCGAATGTCTGGCCGTTGTGGCTGGCGGTCGCGGTTCCCATGGCCGGTGCGTTCCTCGTGGCCGGCGTGCTGGCCCTGGTCGGCAAGAAGCGCTTGGCGAAGGGCGTCCCGCCGGTGCCCACAGAAGCCGCCGAATCCGTTCGCGAGGATCTGCGCCGGGCCCAGGATGCTTTCCACGAAGGGCGTCAATCATGA
- a CDS encoding SigE family RNA polymerase sigma factor produces the protein MALREYEEAQFWEFVTARRRGLVRVAFLLTGDHGLAEDFVQDALFQAYRHWRRIERREQPEAYVRKIVVNLANSRWRRLKDRNVSLYSSVPDRPTTRDAHADVDRSDEVWRALATLPTGMRTVIVLRFYEELSEAETAAVLGKSVGTVKSQSSRGLARLREVLGAPAQGKQTDPAYVAGRLGNTHV, from the coding sequence ATGGCTTTGAGGGAGTACGAGGAGGCGCAGTTCTGGGAGTTTGTGACGGCGCGACGGCGCGGCCTGGTTCGGGTCGCGTTCCTGCTCACCGGCGACCACGGGTTGGCTGAGGATTTCGTTCAGGACGCGTTGTTCCAGGCTTACCGCCACTGGCGGCGGATCGAGCGGCGTGAGCAGCCAGAGGCTTACGTCCGCAAGATCGTCGTGAATCTGGCGAACTCCCGGTGGCGGCGGCTGAAGGACCGCAATGTCTCGCTGTACAGCAGCGTGCCGGATCGGCCGACGACCCGTGACGCGCACGCTGACGTCGACCGCTCGGACGAAGTGTGGCGGGCGCTGGCGACGCTGCCGACCGGTATGCGGACGGTTATCGTCCTGCGCTTCTACGAGGAGCTCAGCGAGGCCGAGACCGCAGCCGTTCTCGGCAAGTCCGTCGGGACCGTCAAGAGCCAGTCGTCACGGGGGCTGGCCCGGTTGCGCGAGGTGCTGGGGGCGCCGGCCCAAGGCAAGCAGACCGATCCCGCTTACGTGGCGGGGCGATTGGGGAACACGCATGTCTGA
- a CDS encoding ABC transporter ATP-binding protein, with translation MAGRGRALAEADQATKRYGSFTAVEAVSMRVDPGEIVGLLGSNGAGKTTLIRMLLGLTRVSDGTVAVFGQAPDRTTRQRLGYVPQGLGLWETLTVQENIAFAAAAFGTDATATTLTPGLLKARDQQVSAIGLGLQRQLAFTIALAHRPKLLVLDEPTSGLDPLSRARLWDTIHDQADDGAGILVTTHYMQEAQQCDRLILMSHGQSVAEGTEAAIIGDTTACEVDTSGDQWAAAFAALDAAALPVTLAGRTVRLADTPQDTIHDTLAQAGIDARIREVPATLEEKMTVIERVVTAG, from the coding sequence ATGGCCGGGCGCGGGCGCGCGCTCGCCGAGGCCGACCAGGCCACCAAGCGCTACGGCTCGTTCACGGCCGTCGAGGCGGTCAGCATGCGTGTCGATCCCGGCGAGATCGTCGGCCTGCTCGGGTCCAACGGCGCGGGCAAGACGACGTTGATCCGCATGCTCCTGGGTCTGACCCGCGTCAGCGACGGCACGGTCGCCGTCTTCGGCCAGGCGCCGGACCGCACCACGCGCCAGCGCCTGGGCTACGTGCCGCAGGGCCTGGGGCTGTGGGAGACGTTGACGGTCCAGGAGAACATCGCCTTCGCCGCTGCCGCGTTCGGCACCGACGCCACGGCCACGACCCTGACCCCCGGCCTGCTGAAAGCCCGCGACCAGCAGGTCTCCGCGATCGGCCTCGGCCTGCAACGCCAGCTCGCCTTCACCATCGCCCTGGCCCACCGGCCGAAGCTGCTGGTCCTGGACGAACCCACCTCCGGCCTGGACCCGCTGTCCCGAGCCCGGCTGTGGGACACGATCCACGACCAGGCCGACGACGGCGCCGGCATCCTCGTCACCACCCACTACATGCAAGAGGCGCAGCAGTGCGACCGCCTGATCCTCATGTCCCACGGCCAATCAGTGGCCGAAGGCACCGAGGCCGCCATCATCGGCGACACCACCGCCTGCGAAGTCGACACCTCCGGCGACCAATGGGCCGCCGCCTTCGCCGCCCTGGATGCCGCCGCCCTGCCCGTCACCCTGGCCGGCCGCACCGTCCGCCTGGCCGACACGCCCCAGGACACCATCCACGACACCCTGGCGCAGGCGGGCATCGACGCCAGGATCCGCGAAGTGCCCGCCACACTGGAGGAGAAGATGACCGTCATCGAACGGGTCGTGACGGCCGGCTGA
- a CDS encoding GNAT family N-acetyltransferase, with translation MTDVVIREVRPGDGAACAALWRDAGEFFAGINPHTFRVPSNEGLAEWFEQGHATYGGRRDMLTLLAEVDGIVVGSISATLLEPIETAERQVQSDFSRQRLHIDSLDVLTAHRRGGVGTALMKAAEAWGRSHGAEVIILETELNNPLSMAFYEKRMGMTPEVVTLRREIDRSELNGGDA, from the coding sequence ATGACCGATGTGGTGATCAGAGAAGTCCGGCCCGGCGATGGTGCGGCGTGTGCCGCCCTGTGGCGCGACGCGGGCGAATTCTTTGCCGGAATCAACCCTCACACGTTCCGTGTGCCGTCGAACGAGGGTCTGGCCGAATGGTTCGAGCAGGGTCATGCCACCTATGGCGGCCGACGGGACATGCTGACGTTACTCGCGGAGGTGGACGGCATTGTGGTCGGCTCCATTTCGGCCACGCTTCTTGAGCCGATCGAAACCGCCGAACGGCAGGTGCAGAGCGACTTCTCCCGGCAGCGCCTTCACATCGACAGCCTCGATGTTTTGACGGCACACCGGCGCGGCGGTGTCGGCACCGCGTTGATGAAGGCCGCGGAAGCGTGGGGACGCTCGCACGGCGCGGAGGTAATCATTCTGGAGACGGAGCTCAACAACCCCTTGTCCATGGCGTTTTATGAGAAGCGCATGGGAATGACCCCCGAGGTTGTCACCTTACGCAGAGAGATCGATCGGTCGGAGCTGAACGGCGGGGACGCGTAG
- a CDS encoding endonuclease/exonuclease/phosphatase family protein, which translates to MCRHRPTPLESSTRDPFVTPLILSALGWLVISVATWNILHRVHAENWGEDSPRHWPDEADRIAAITARLMKRTEQVIALQEVSGDQLNGLIHALPADRVAHALRYPRVPRPRHGTSSLQDPSEHLVLVVNGPAHQVAAEAFDDDPGKGLLAVQTGDTLVVATHVSSGPRRAGQLARLAELTTASTHPVVLLGDFNCDSATVSAALGPGYTLAVLPPDAPPTRPSGAGIAAQTIDHIIVRGGGTSGAQTEDVGSLSDHNLLRADVLLEGEAR; encoded by the coding sequence ATGTGTCGGCACCGGCCAACGCCGCTTGAAAGTTCCACCCGCGATCCCTTTGTCACGCCCCTGATCCTGTCGGCGTTAGGGTGGCTCGTGATTTCCGTCGCGACCTGGAACATTCTGCACCGCGTCCACGCCGAGAACTGGGGCGAAGACAGCCCAAGGCACTGGCCCGACGAAGCGGATCGGATCGCCGCGATCACGGCACGGCTGATGAAGCGCACTGAGCAGGTCATCGCGCTTCAGGAAGTCAGCGGCGACCAACTCAATGGTCTGATTCACGCCCTACCCGCCGACCGTGTGGCACACGCTCTGCGCTACCCACGCGTCCCGAGACCACGCCACGGAACCTCCTCACTCCAGGATCCAAGCGAGCACTTGGTCCTGGTAGTGAACGGACCCGCCCACCAGGTCGCCGCCGAAGCCTTCGACGACGATCCGGGCAAGGGACTGCTGGCCGTCCAGACCGGCGATACGCTCGTGGTCGCCACTCACGTGAGCTCCGGCCCACGCCGGGCCGGTCAGCTGGCTCGCCTGGCCGAACTCACGACCGCCTCGACACATCCGGTCGTCCTGCTCGGCGATTTCAACTGCGACTCCGCCACTGTCTCAGCCGCCCTCGGTCCCGGATACACGCTCGCAGTCCTCCCACCGGACGCACCGCCCACCCGGCCGTCCGGCGCGGGCATCGCGGCCCAGACCATCGACCACATCATCGTCCGCGGCGGTGGTACGAGCGGCGCACAGACCGAAGACGTCGGCAGCCTTTCGGACCACAACCTACTGCGCGCAGATGTGTTACTCGAAGGCGAAGCGAGGTAA
- a CDS encoding DUF3618 domain-containing protein, giving the protein MTSETPMTTQQAELEVDIAATRAQLGRTLEALMAKTHVKTRAEDAIREDLASLKRRTFQAASRARDDAAGMARRVRGSARTRTGRLSATAVLAGVITALLVAVRSKLEGDRR; this is encoded by the coding sequence ATGACTTCGGAAACGCCGATGACAACGCAGCAAGCTGAGCTCGAGGTCGACATCGCAGCGACCCGGGCACAGCTTGGGCGCACTTTGGAAGCCCTCATGGCCAAGACGCACGTGAAGACGCGAGCCGAAGACGCGATCCGGGAGGACCTCGCCAGCCTGAAGCGCCGCACGTTCCAGGCAGCCTCGCGCGCCCGCGACGACGCGGCGGGCATGGCACGACGGGTCCGCGGCTCCGCGCGGACGAGAACAGGCCGGCTCTCTGCGACGGCGGTGCTGGCCGGCGTGATCACAGCGCTCTTGGTAGCTGTCAGATCCAAGCTCGAGGGAGATCGCCGATGA
- a CDS encoding SDR family oxidoreductase translates to MSAVDVNGKVMIITGASAGIGEATARAAARAGATVVLAARRRARLDALAAEIGGDTLAVQTDMRDPAQVRRLVETAVERFGRVDVLVNNAGQGLHVPIEQITIEDLAAVVELNVYGALVAMQAVIPLMREAGGGCVINVSSGTTRMPAPRGAAGYAATKCALNMLSKAARAELAPDGIVVSTIYPFVTATEFHSTLRAGSGPAGRSGVEPDSAEKVADEILALIRSGEPEAVLIPEGLRA, encoded by the coding sequence GTGAGTGCCGTGGATGTCAACGGCAAAGTCATGATCATCACTGGGGCGTCGGCCGGGATCGGCGAGGCCACGGCCCGCGCGGCCGCTCGAGCGGGAGCGACGGTGGTGCTCGCCGCGCGCCGTCGCGCACGGCTCGATGCCCTGGCGGCGGAGATCGGCGGCGACACGCTCGCGGTCCAGACCGACATGCGCGACCCGGCGCAGGTCCGACGCTTGGTCGAGACGGCCGTCGAGCGGTTCGGCCGGGTCGACGTACTGGTCAACAACGCGGGGCAGGGACTGCACGTACCGATCGAGCAGATCACGATCGAGGACCTGGCGGCGGTCGTCGAGCTGAACGTCTACGGGGCTCTCGTCGCGATGCAGGCTGTCATCCCGCTGATGCGCGAGGCCGGTGGCGGCTGCGTCATCAACGTCAGCAGCGGCACCACTCGCATGCCCGCCCCCCGCGGAGCCGCCGGCTACGCGGCCACCAAATGCGCGCTCAACATGCTCAGCAAAGCCGCGCGCGCGGAGCTCGCTCCGGACGGGATCGTGGTCTCGACCATCTACCCGTTCGTCACGGCGACCGAGTTCCACAGCACGCTGCGCGCCGGGTCAGGGCCCGCGGGCCGAAGCGGCGTCGAGCCGGATTCCGCCGAGAAGGTCGCCGATGAGATCCTCGCGCTCATCCGCAGCGGTGAGCCGGAGGCGGTGTTGATCCCGGAAGGGCTGCGCGCCTAG
- a CDS encoding MMPL family transporter, translating into MAGIARWCFRHRFLVPVLWLVALVGLGVVGSALGSNYANSFSLPGTESTKALTILQTQFASQSGDQDTVVWRTTSGTVRDAQVQGSMTAALDKIAKLPEVAAVRGPYGPQGAAQQISKDGTTAYAQINFTGQANELVDADVKAVINTAQAAATPTLQVELTGNAIDQVSEAKPSSSEAYGIAAAAVVLFIAFGSLFAMLLPILTAVFGLGAGILAVNLLTHAFSIAQLAPTLSALIGLGVGIDYALFIVTRYRRGLKRGLAPEDAVAIALDTSGRAVLFAGGTVCIALLGMLVLGISFLNGVAVAAALTVVFTVLSALTLLPALLGILGTRVLSRKQRRLLAANGPESEELQGFWARWAGFVERRPKILSVVALAVLVTLVIPVGSLRLGHSDDGNAPTSSTSRKAYDLLASGFGPGFNGPLEIVGTFTSPADEAAFTSLAKTLATVPNVAAVQAPPLKPGATIGLMQVYPRTNPDAVQTTDLIAHLRSTVIPAARAGTTMSVYITGGTAIFYDFAHVLDGKLPLFIGVIIGLGFLLLLVAFRSFGVPAMAAVMNLLGAGASFGVLVAIFQWGWGLNAMGLGTSGPIEAFLPVMMLSILFGLSMDYQVFLVSRMHEEWVHSEDNQRAVRIGQAETGRVITAAAAIMISVFMAFVFGGQRVIAEFGIGLAAAVAIDAFIIRTVLVPSAMQVLGRANWWLPTWLDKRLPHLSVDPPEERVTLPQQGQADDSVPSAAL; encoded by the coding sequence ATGGCGGGCATCGCGCGCTGGTGTTTCCGGCATCGTTTTCTCGTGCCCGTGTTGTGGCTCGTCGCTCTCGTGGGGCTGGGAGTCGTCGGTAGCGCACTGGGATCGAACTACGCCAACAGCTTCTCACTGCCCGGCACGGAATCCACCAAGGCGCTGACGATCCTGCAGACGCAGTTCGCCTCGCAGTCCGGCGATCAGGACACCGTGGTCTGGCGTACTACGTCCGGCACGGTGCGCGACGCGCAGGTCCAGGGCTCGATGACGGCGGCGCTCGACAAGATCGCCAAGCTTCCCGAGGTCGCCGCGGTCCGCGGCCCTTACGGCCCGCAGGGCGCGGCGCAGCAGATCAGCAAGGACGGCACGACCGCCTACGCGCAGATCAACTTCACCGGCCAGGCCAACGAACTGGTCGACGCCGACGTCAAAGCCGTCATCAACACGGCGCAGGCCGCCGCCACCCCGACCCTCCAGGTCGAGTTGACCGGCAACGCGATCGACCAGGTCTCCGAGGCCAAGCCGTCCTCCAGCGAGGCGTACGGTATCGCCGCGGCGGCGGTCGTGCTGTTCATCGCCTTCGGCTCGCTGTTCGCGATGCTGCTGCCGATCCTCACCGCGGTCTTCGGCCTCGGCGCCGGAATCCTCGCCGTCAACCTGCTGACACACGCCTTCTCCATCGCGCAGCTGGCCCCGACCCTGTCCGCCCTGATCGGTCTCGGCGTCGGCATCGACTACGCGCTGTTCATCGTCACCCGGTACCGGCGCGGCCTCAAGCGCGGCCTGGCGCCGGAGGACGCGGTGGCCATCGCGCTGGACACCTCGGGGCGCGCCGTGCTGTTCGCCGGCGGGACGGTCTGCATCGCTCTGCTCGGCATGCTGGTGCTCGGCATCTCCTTCCTCAACGGCGTCGCCGTGGCCGCCGCGCTGACCGTGGTCTTCACCGTGCTCTCGGCGCTCACCCTGCTCCCGGCCCTGCTCGGCATCCTCGGCACGCGGGTCCTGTCCCGCAAGCAGCGCCGCCTGCTGGCCGCGAACGGCCCGGAGTCCGAGGAACTGCAAGGATTCTGGGCGCGCTGGGCCGGCTTCGTCGAGCGCCGGCCGAAGATCCTGTCGGTCGTCGCCCTCGCGGTCCTGGTCACCCTCGTCATTCCGGTCGGCTCGCTGCGCCTGGGGCACTCCGACGACGGCAACGCCCCGACGTCCTCGACCAGCCGCAAGGCCTACGACCTGCTCGCCTCGGGCTTCGGTCCGGGCTTCAACGGTCCGCTGGAGATCGTTGGAACCTTCACCTCGCCGGCCGACGAGGCGGCCTTCACCTCGCTGGCGAAGACCCTCGCCACGGTGCCGAACGTCGCCGCCGTCCAGGCTCCGCCACTGAAGCCCGGCGCGACGATCGGTCTCATGCAGGTGTATCCGCGCACGAACCCGGACGCCGTGCAGACCACCGACCTGATCGCGCACCTGCGCTCGACGGTGATCCCCGCGGCGCGCGCCGGCACGACGATGTCCGTGTACATCACCGGCGGCACAGCGATCTTCTACGACTTCGCGCACGTCCTGGACGGCAAGCTGCCGCTGTTCATCGGCGTCATCATCGGCCTGGGCTTCCTGCTGCTGCTCGTGGCGTTCCGCAGCTTCGGCGTCCCGGCGATGGCGGCGGTGATGAACCTGCTGGGCGCGGGCGCGTCCTTCGGCGTCCTGGTCGCCATCTTCCAGTGGGGCTGGGGCCTGAACGCGATGGGCCTGGGCACCTCCGGCCCGATCGAGGCCTTCCTCCCGGTGATGATGCTCTCGATCCTCTTCGGCCTGTCCATGGACTACCAGGTGTTCCTGGTCAGCCGCATGCACGAGGAGTGGGTCCACAGCGAGGACAACCAGCGCGCCGTACGCATCGGCCAGGCCGAGACCGGCCGCGTCATCACAGCAGCCGCGGCCATCATGATCAGCGTCTTCATGGCCTTCGTCTTCGGCGGCCAGCGGGTCATCGCCGAATTCGGCATCGGCCTGGCCGCCGCAGTCGCCATCGACGCCTTCATCATCCGCACAGTCCTGGTCCCATCGGCGATGCAGGTCCTGGGACGCGCCAACTGGTGGCTCCCGACATGGCTCGACAAGCGCCTGCCGCACCTGTCGGTCGACCCTCCGGAGGAGCGAGTGACACTCCCGCAGCAGGGCCAGGCAGACGACAGCGTCCCATCCGCAGCTTTGTAG
- a CDS encoding DUF4235 domain-containing protein, with the protein MKPATAKLLYKPVGLGLSLAAGALASMVTRRLWLLFSDQDELPDATDADTRWRDLMAGVGLEAAVFAVTKAAATRLQAEGIRRAVESGK; encoded by the coding sequence ATGAAACCCGCTACCGCGAAGCTCCTCTACAAGCCGGTGGGCCTGGGCCTGAGTCTGGCTGCTGGGGCACTGGCCAGCATGGTGACACGCCGTCTGTGGCTGTTGTTCAGCGACCAGGACGAACTGCCCGATGCCACCGACGCGGACACCCGGTGGAGGGATCTGATGGCCGGAGTCGGTTTGGAGGCGGCTGTATTCGCCGTGACCAAGGCGGCAGCGACCCGTCTGCAGGCGGAGGGCAT
- a CDS encoding DUF1214 domain-containing protein, which produces MGKANIFVNIPAETAYFYQDLDRNGQRLTGQNTYTLTFQADALPPVQGFWSVTLYNEHHFFHPNELNRYSLGTKNDTLRHGDDGSLTIHVSAHRPDDQHLANWLPAPNGSFSLYLRAYWPDQPALDGTWRPPAVE; this is translated from the coding sequence ATGGGCAAGGCGAACATCTTCGTCAACATCCCCGCCGAGACCGCGTACTTCTACCAAGACCTCGACCGCAACGGACAACGCCTGACCGGCCAGAACACCTACACCCTCACCTTCCAGGCCGACGCACTCCCGCCGGTCCAGGGCTTCTGGTCGGTGACCCTGTACAACGAACACCACTTCTTCCACCCCAACGAGCTCAACCGCTACTCACTGGGAACCAAAAACGACACCCTCCGCCACGGCGACGATGGCTCCCTGACCATCCACGTCAGCGCCCACCGCCCCGACGACCAGCACCTGGCCAACTGGCTCCCGGCGCCGAACGGCAGCTTCTCGCTCTACCTCCGCGCCTACTGGCCCGACCAGCCAGCCCTCGACGGCACATGGCGACCACCGGCCGTCGAATAA
- a CDS encoding GAP family protein, whose protein sequence is MGAAIGAMLGSAVGVAISPLPLIAMVLLLATPRGRADGLAFCAGWLLSLTLVGTVMLLIGAGEDADEGSAPATWVSWLTLVLGVLFAFLAVGQWKARPRPGRPARTPGWMAGLDRTTPARAAGLGALLSGANPKNLALTVGAAAGIAGATSQPGARAVALVLFVLIGSLCVLVPLGVYLAGGKKAAATLEGWKDWMATHNAAIMTTVLAVLAAKYVGDALANL, encoded by the coding sequence GTGGGTGCTGCGATCGGAGCGATGCTCGGTTCGGCGGTCGGGGTGGCGATCAGCCCGTTGCCGTTGATCGCGATGGTGCTGCTGTTGGCCACTCCACGCGGCCGGGCCGATGGTCTGGCCTTCTGTGCCGGATGGCTGCTCTCCTTGACGCTGGTCGGAACGGTGATGCTGCTCATCGGGGCCGGGGAAGACGCCGATGAGGGCTCTGCGCCGGCCACCTGGGTTTCCTGGCTCACACTCGTGCTCGGCGTGTTGTTCGCCTTCTTGGCCGTGGGCCAGTGGAAGGCCCGGCCGCGACCGGGGCGTCCGGCCAGGACGCCGGGCTGGATGGCCGGTCTGGACCGGACCACCCCGGCCCGGGCCGCGGGGCTGGGCGCCTTGCTGTCGGGGGCGAACCCTAAGAACCTGGCGCTGACGGTCGGTGCCGCCGCCGGCATCGCCGGCGCCACCTCCCAACCCGGCGCGCGGGCGGTCGCTCTGGTGCTGTTCGTTCTGATCGGCTCGCTGTGTGTCCTGGTGCCGTTGGGCGTGTACCTGGCCGGCGGCAAGAAAGCGGCTGCGACGCTGGAGGGCTGGAAGGACTGGATGGCCACCCACAACGCGGCGATCATGACCACGGTGCTCGCGGTCCTGGCCGCGAAATACGTCGGCGACGCGCTCGCCAACCTTTGA
- a CDS encoding glycoside hydrolase family 6 protein has protein sequence MVATQLGGVAMAGTIASGTQFYADPNSQVVKWDAANPGDAREPAIASQIASVSQGIWFSNYRPSTVQSDVSAVTTAAAAAGKTPVLVVYEIPNRDCGGASAGGAPDISSYENYIQSFANGLGSHQVIVILEPDSLALQTCLSSQQATDRDNAIAFAGAHLKSADPAAKVYLDAGHSSWNSPSAQAAALNAAGVKTSSDGIFSNVSNFQTTASEVSYDKQVLAALGSPSNLHIVVDTSRNGNGPAGSAWCDPSGRALGQAPTANTGDAAVDAFLWIKPPGEADGCADAAGTFDPALAYALITNGGGPPPTSPSSTPSTTPSTTPSTTPSTTPSTTPSTTPSTPPSTTPSSPPSSSPAGCQVTYTRTNEWAGGFTANVSITSSKALSSWTVGFTYGGDQQITNSWNGNHTQSGRNVTLTSLSYNGSIGAGQTLTGVGVQGTWTSSDAAPSAFTLNGVACH, from the coding sequence GTGGTCGCCACCCAGTTGGGCGGCGTGGCGATGGCGGGCACCATCGCATCGGGAACGCAGTTCTACGCCGACCCGAACTCCCAAGTCGTCAAATGGGACGCCGCCAACCCCGGTGACGCCCGCGAGCCTGCCATCGCCTCCCAGATCGCCTCGGTCTCCCAGGGGATCTGGTTCTCCAACTACCGGCCCTCGACCGTGCAGTCAGACGTCTCGGCGGTGACGACCGCCGCCGCGGCCGCGGGGAAGACGCCGGTCCTGGTCGTGTACGAGATCCCCAACCGGGACTGCGGCGGCGCGTCGGCCGGCGGCGCCCCCGACATTTCCAGCTACGAGAACTACATTCAGAGCTTTGCCAACGGACTCGGCAGCCACCAGGTGATCGTCATCCTGGAGCCGGACTCGCTGGCGTTGCAGACCTGCCTCAGCTCGCAGCAGGCCACCGACCGGGACAACGCGATCGCCTTCGCCGGGGCGCACCTGAAGTCCGCCGACCCGGCGGCGAAGGTGTACCTGGACGCCGGCCACTCGAGCTGGAACTCGCCGTCGGCGCAGGCCGCGGCGCTGAACGCGGCGGGCGTCAAGACGTCCTCGGACGGGATCTTCTCCAACGTGTCCAACTTCCAGACCACGGCATCAGAGGTCTCCTACGACAAGCAGGTGCTGGCAGCTCTGGGCAGCCCGTCGAACCTGCACATCGTGGTCGACACCAGCCGCAACGGCAACGGTCCGGCCGGCAGCGCCTGGTGCGACCCGTCGGGCCGGGCACTGGGCCAGGCTCCGACGGCGAACACCGGTGATGCGGCCGTGGACGCGTTCCTGTGGATCAAGCCTCCGGGCGAGGCGGACGGCTGCGCGGACGCCGCCGGCACGTTCGACCCCGCGCTCGCCTACGCGCTGATCACCAACGGCGGCGGCCCGCCGCCGACGTCACCGAGTTCGACGCCGTCGACCACACCGTCAACCACGCCGTCGACCACACCTTCGACCACACCTTCGACCACGCCTTCGACCACGCCTTCGACACCACCGTCGACGACGCCGAGCAGCCCGCCGAGCTCCAGCCCAGCCGGCTGCCAAGTCACCTACACGAGGACGAACGAGTGGGCCGGCGGTTTCACCGCGAACGTCAGCATCACCAGCAGCAAGGCCCTGAGCAGCTGGACCGTCGGCTTCACCTACGGCGGCGATCAGCAGATCACGAACTCGTGGAATGGGAACCACACGCAGTCCGGCAGGAACGTGACCTTGACCAGCCTCTCCTATAACGGATCCATCGGCGCTGGGCAGACCCTGACCGGCGTGGGCGTCCAGGGCACATGGACGTCCAGCGACGCGGCACCGAGCGCGTTCACCCTTAACGGTGTGGCCTGTCACTGA
- a CDS encoding TetR/AcrR family transcriptional regulator — protein sequence MARTVGSNATDTRRRILDSATEVFAEHGYSGASMRDIAERLGITKAGLYYHFASKEELLDGLIRPVLQKMRDFADAAEAGHYPTRQFLREFLDLIIDGVPALQPLFMDPGARAAIKERYDPMDLGRRIEAALTDGADPDRALRVQFVLGGIRSLVIGHKFRAHGEAYGPHGHPAAAGPATLTDAEREVIVDAALAGLGEGGLA from the coding sequence ATGGCACGAACAGTGGGCAGCAACGCGACGGACACCAGGCGCCGCATCCTGGACTCGGCCACCGAGGTCTTCGCCGAGCACGGATACTCCGGTGCCTCGATGCGCGACATCGCCGAGCGGCTGGGCATCACCAAAGCCGGGCTCTACTACCACTTCGCGTCCAAGGAAGAGCTGCTCGACGGCCTGATCCGGCCGGTGCTGCAGAAGATGAGGGACTTCGCCGACGCGGCGGAGGCCGGCCACTACCCGACCCGCCAGTTCCTGCGCGAATTCCTCGACCTGATCATCGACGGCGTCCCGGCCCTGCAGCCGCTGTTCATGGACCCCGGCGCCCGAGCCGCGATCAAGGAACGCTACGACCCGATGGATCTCGGACGCCGCATCGAAGCCGCGCTCACAGACGGCGCCGATCCCGATCGTGCGCTGCGCGTGCAGTTCGTCCTGGGGGGCATCCGCTCACTGGTGATCGGGCACAAGTTCAGGGCACACGGCGAGGCGTACGGGCCCCACGGACATCCCGCGGCTGCCGGCCCGGCGACACTCACCGACGCCGAGCGCGAAGTCATCGTCGACGCGGCGTTGGCCGGACTCGGGGAAGGCGGCTTGGCTTAG